NNNNNNNNNNNNNNNNNNNNNNNNNNNNNNNNNNNNNNNNNNNNNNNNNNNNNNNNNNNNNNNNNNNNNNNNNNNNNNNNNNNNNNNNNNNNNNNNNNNNNNNNNNNNNNNNNNNNNNNNNNNNNNNNNNNNNNNNNNNNNNNNNNNNNNNNNNNNNNNNNNNNNNNNNNNNNNNNNNNNNNNNNNNNNNNNNNNNNNNNNNNNNNNNNNNNNNNNNNNNNNNNNNNNNNNNNNNNNNNNNNNNNNNNNNNNNNNNNNNNNNNNNNNNNNNNNNNNNNNNNNNNNNNNNNNNNNNNNNNNNNNNNNNNNNNNNNNNNNNNNNNNNNNNNNNNNNNNNNNNNNNNNNNNNNNNNNNNNNNNNNNNNNNNNNNNNNNNNNNNNNNNNNNNNNNNNNNNNNNNNNNNNNNNNNNNNNNNNNNNNNNNNNNNNNNNNNNNNNNNNNNNNNNNNNNNNNNNNNNNNNNNNNNNNNNNNNNNNNNNNNNNNNNNNNNNNNNNNNNNNNNNNNNNNNNNNNNNNNNNNNNNNNNNNNNNNNNNNNNNNNNNNNNNNNNNNNNNNNNNNNNNNNNNNNNNNNNNNNNNNNNNNNNNNNNNNNNNNNNNNNNNNNNNNNNNNNNNNNNNNNNNNNNNNNNNNNNNNNNNNNNNNNNNNNNNNNNNNNNNNNNNNNNNNNNNNNNNNNNNNNNNNNNNNNNNNNNNNNNNNNNNNNNNNNNNNNNNNNNNNNNNNNNNNNNNNNNNNNNNNNNNNNNNNNNNNNNNNNNNNNNNNNNNNNNNNNNNNNNNNNNNNNNNNNNNNNNNNNNNNNNNNNNNNNNNNNNNNNNNNNNNNNNNNNNNNNNNNNNNNNNNNNNNNNNNNNNNNNNNNNNNNNNNNNNNNNNNNNNNNNNNNNNNNNNNNNNNNNNNNNNNNNNNNNNNNNNNNNNNNNNNNNNNNNNNNNNNNNNNNNNNNNNNNNNNNNNNNNNNNNNNNNNNNNNNNNNNNNNNNNNNNNNNNNNNNNNNNNNNNNNNNNNNNNNNNNNNNNNNNNNNNNNNNNNNNNNNNNNNNNNNNNNNNNNNNNNNNNNNNNNNNNNNNNNNNNNNNNNNNNNNNNNNNNNNNNNNNNNNNNNNNNNNNNNNNNNNNNNNNNNNNNNNNNNNNNNNNNNNNNNNNNNNNNNNNNNNNNNNNNNNNNNNNNNGGTCGCtatatgtctgagttattgtaggcagtgttggcaatgttggctgccttgggttgcgattttccttctattactttctgtagggctggattcccacaaaagatttttaaaatgacataaagATACATTAGAGGTAGGAAACTCCTCCAACTACAGCAAATCGAATCAAATGTCTGTAGATGAGAGAATGGAGTTGCTGGGCCTTTGTGTTAGAAACGGGCCATTGTATCTATTAATGACTTGCTATTctttggtactggcataactctGAAAAAGATGCTAATTCCAGCCACTGTATTCAAAGATGTAAAGTTAAGATCTCACTTTTGCTCCTCTGGCTTACCTCTTTGCCATTGCACTCAAAGACTGCTGTCTTTCTTCATATATACCACTTGTGCAAGATCATCATTTTCAGCTGGGAATACCTGTATTTCTTTCTAAGAGTAACGTACCATTTCAAAAATTCTGTGGCAATTAAGCAAAAAATTGAAGActaacttattatttttataataaaggcTTGATCTAACAAAGGTTAACTTCTGAAGTACTGAATTGGGCATTTAAAATGATGAGGTATTAATTTTTAGCAATCCTAAGatcactaaaagaaaaataaaccctaaAGCAACTAAAGGAGCTTGAGCTTTTTCTAGGCTGATGTGGTTAGAGATGAGGCAAAATGTTGAGGAAAGTTGTCCTGAGTTTCTGCATTTGGCATTTGCAGTGTACTACATACCCTGGTGGAGCTGAAGCTACTAAATAACACCAGTTCCATGTGTTGCCCCTTTAGTAATTCAGTACATTTGGttagatgactctgtggttaagagtgcatattgctcttgcagaggacctgagtccagttctcagcacccaggtcAGTCAGGCAGCCTACAACTGTCACTCCAACTCCAGAGCTAGAGTAACCAAAGCCTCTTGACCTCCTCAGTCACTGCACTGCNNNNNNNNNNNNNNNNNNNNNNNNNNNNNNNNNNNNNNNNNNNNNNNNNNNNNNNNNNNNNNNNNNNNNNNNNNNNNNNNNNNNNNNNNNNNNNNNNNNNNNNNNNNNNNNNNNNNNNNNNNNNNNNNNNNNNNNNNNNNNNNNNNNNNNNNNNNNNNNNNNNNNNNNNNNNNNNNNNNNNNNNNNNNNNNNNNNNNNNNNNNctctctgtgtgtgtttgtgtgtatgatttAAAATAGTGTAAAATTAGCctttaaaaatgaatggaaagaagGTCCCTGTTTCACAGGAGATGTCAACATCCCCTCTACCTTCATTCATAGCACTAACTGGctggtctttgttttattttcaaactgcAACCTAAAAGTGAGTGGTTTGGGTACCTAAGAAATCTTAGTGAGTGGGCATCATTGGTGGAAGCTCCTTAGTCCTACAGTGTCATTCCTGTTTCTCTGACTGACCCTGTACCTTTAAGCCACCCCATCCACACTAAGTCCAGACACAGCACATATGTGCAAACATTTCAGATCCATCTACTGATTTTACCAACTTTATTCCCTACTTATCTTCTATGTTCTCGCTAGCTCTGGGTTCTTCTTATTGCTACCCCAGGCTTGCCATTGACACTGTACTTTCAAAGCATTGAATCTTCATGTTCTCTAGCCAGCAAGATCTATAGTCATTTCCTGTTCCTGGCTGTCATGACCACCAGATTCATTGTAGTAGATAAGAAGGGATAACAGTGTGAGCCAAACTGTGTGGTGCTGTAGAAAGTTTCTATCTGGTGGCTTCTACTATAGGCAAGGATCTAAAATGGCTAAAtacagagttcagtccccagctccCATGTCAGGTAGCTTATaagcacctgtaacttcagcttcagaggGATCTAAAGTTTCTGGCCTCCTCGGTCAggccttcacatgcacatacccccacacacacttatataGTCTACTGATGTAGAATTTGGAATATTGAGAAGGAATAGAATAATAGATGGGTCTGGAACATGATATTCTCCTAGAATGACTGACAGCTGCAACTTCTCATTTCCCTTCGAGTGTCAGCTTTCACAGGACGTGCCACTAATAATGGATGCTAAATGCAGGAGGCCTTATCACGGCATACCTATGAGGAACTAATAGACATCGGTCGAAGAAGTCTGGATGGTCCAGGGTACTGATTTCTATGATAGGAAGCTATATTCTCCTCATTCTCAATGTCATTAAATCTACCCCAGTTTGGAACTCAGAATGTATGTCACATATTACTGTTTCTGAATGGCCTTAATTCTGATGTGCAGGCTCACTCCTTACAAGGAAGATGCTCAGATTAAAGCCTGTCTTATACCAAACTCAAGTTTGACTGAATTAGCATGGTAGAAATTTGTCCCTGAGTACTTTGACAATTTGAGGGTATCTAaacttttaggaaaagaaaaaaaggaaggaactcCTATGACTTGAAATATCACAACCTTAGACATCAATAGCTGTTGTTTCTAAAATGTGATCACATGTGAATTGCTAGACCCATAGTCAGCATTGCTGTGGTGAGTGAAACCAGACTTCCTGTTGAAGGGCAAGCCCTGAGAAAGATTCCAGCTCCAGTCTTCTTTGCAGAGGTCTCTACCCTGGAGCATGAAGGCTATCAGGTGTTGGCTTTACAATTGGACAATCACTTTGTCTCAAAACTCCCCAACTCGCCGAGAGGTATTAGTGGCCTTCTGGTGACCTCACACCTACCCTTCAAACTTGATCTTGGTGCTTCTGACCTAGCATAATAACTAGGAAGGATGAGGAAAGGAAATTGTGTAGCAGGAATTTTAATTGGCCTTAGTAAAAACTTGGAGCCAGCTATCAGGGGttaaagctgaaggatcagaggaGTAAAGGCTCAGACCAAAATGACAATCCTGtctctacgaatcctcagactgaagacTGAATCTCTCtttctatgaaacctcagactgcatctcagactgAATCCCCAGActgcctctgagctcctgtctcctcctgccttatattcctctctctgcccagccatatcactcctgtctgcacctccctagtgctgggattaaaagcatgggatcccaagtactgggatcacctttgtttaaactttgtttctcttttagacttgatcaatttttttttttgagtgaaagctcatgattttattgtcttcataacaAGGTCAGCTTAGACCTGGATcacttggccctttctcttcttatcatCACCCAGTTCAAAGTGCTTGCATCTCTTACTAGCCAGCATCCTCTTAGATCTGCAGTTGGGCTCCACACATTCCAGTCTCAGCACaatcttctttgtagtttttgccTTTTTGCGGAAAATAGGCTTAGTCTGCACACCATAGCCACTCTGTTTCCTGTCATAACGCCGCTTTCCCTGGGCATACAAAGAATCTTTGCCCTTCTTGTACTGGGTCACTTTGTGGGGTTGGTGTTTGCCACATTTCTTGCAGAATGTACGGCGGGTCTTAGGAACGTTCACCATGCTGGCGGGTGCGATATcggcacagaaagaaagagggaaggccAGCA
This is a stretch of genomic DNA from Microtus ochrogaster isolate Prairie Vole_2 chromosome X, MicOch1.0, whole genome shotgun sequence. It encodes these proteins:
- the LOC101988263 gene encoding 60S ribosomal protein L36a-like encodes the protein MVNVPKTRRTFCKKCGKHQPHKVTQYKKGKDSLYAQGKRRYDRKQSGYGVQTKPIFRKKAKTTKKIVLRLECVEPNCRSKRMLASKRCKHFELGDDKKRKGQVIQV